One Halosegnis longus DNA window includes the following coding sequences:
- a CDS encoding inositol monophosphatase family protein, giving the protein MSENGTRRADLAERAARAGGAVAEGFFRRDVPVETKANQTDVVTRADRDAQRQVVAAISTEYPEDAVVGEEDDELKEVPESGAAWIVDPIDGTSNFVRDIPLWVTSVAAVEDGSPVAAANVLPVLGDVYTSDGDGAAMNGEPIEVSDRTDPEAMAVSPTVWWPHDRRDEYAAACRETAERFGDCRRYGSAQAALSMVAAGQLDGAFTNTTTNPWDTVAGVFLVEQAGGTVTDVHGDPWRHDSRGLVASNGHAHEELLDATQAVEAVRTGRPES; this is encoded by the coding sequence ATGAGCGAGAACGGAACACGGAGAGCGGACCTCGCGGAGCGGGCCGCTCGTGCAGGTGGTGCCGTCGCGGAGGGATTCTTCCGGCGTGACGTACCCGTCGAGACGAAGGCGAACCAGACGGACGTAGTGACCCGGGCCGACCGCGACGCCCAGCGGCAGGTCGTCGCCGCGATCTCGACCGAGTACCCCGAGGACGCGGTCGTCGGCGAGGAGGACGACGAGCTGAAGGAGGTGCCGGAGTCGGGCGCGGCGTGGATTGTCGACCCGATCGACGGGACGAGCAACTTCGTGCGCGACATCCCGCTGTGGGTGACGAGCGTGGCCGCCGTCGAGGACGGCAGCCCCGTCGCCGCCGCGAACGTCCTCCCCGTGCTCGGTGACGTGTACACCAGCGACGGTGACGGCGCGGCGATGAACGGCGAGCCAATCGAGGTCAGCGACCGCACCGACCCCGAGGCGATGGCCGTCTCGCCGACGGTGTGGTGGCCCCACGACCGCCGGGACGAGTACGCCGCCGCGTGCCGGGAGACGGCAGAGCGGTTCGGCGACTGCCGCCGCTACGGGAGCGCACAGGCCGCGCTCTCGATGGTCGCCGCGGGCCAACTCGACGGCGCGTTCACCAACACGACGACGAACCCGTGGGACACAGTCGCCGGCGTCTTCCTCGTCGAACAGGCGGGCGGCACCGTGACCGACGTACACGGCGACCCGTGGCGACACGACTCCCGCGGGCTGGTCGCCTCGAACGGGCACGCCCACGAGGAACTGCTCGACGCGACACAGGCCGTGGAGGCGGTTCGAACCGGGCGACCGGAATCCTGA
- a CDS encoding DUF309 domain-containing protein: protein MDDHTTDPDVPPPIRGQPTGFLPDTGRWEHDTLRRATAHGVRLFNAGQYHEAHDCFEDEWYNYGRGTTESKFLHGMVQVAAGAYKHYDFENDAGMRSLFETALEYLQDVPGDFYGVDVRDVRETMTAALSDPDRLDGWRIELDGDTPDADRWDEAYAERLH, encoded by the coding sequence GTGGACGACCACACCACCGACCCGGACGTACCACCGCCGATTCGCGGCCAGCCGACGGGCTTTCTCCCCGACACGGGTCGGTGGGAACACGACACGCTCCGGCGCGCGACCGCACACGGGGTTCGGCTGTTCAACGCCGGGCAGTACCACGAGGCCCACGACTGCTTCGAGGACGAGTGGTACAACTACGGCCGCGGCACGACGGAATCGAAGTTCCTCCACGGGATGGTGCAGGTCGCCGCCGGCGCGTACAAACACTACGACTTCGAGAACGACGCCGGCATGCGGTCGCTGTTCGAGACGGCGCTCGAGTATCTGCAGGACGTTCCCGGTGACTTCTACGGCGTCGACGTGCGGGACGTGCGAGAGACGATGACGGCGGCGCTGTCCGACCCCGACAGGCTCGACGGCTGGCGCATCGAACTCGACGGCGACACGCCCGACGCCGACCGGTGGGACGAGGCGTACGCCGAGCGACTCCACTGA